The proteins below come from a single Aspergillus oryzae RIB40 DNA, chromosome 5 genomic window:
- a CDS encoding putative NAD+ kinase (predicted sugar kinase), whose protein sequence is MGFDDTAIDTDGVTVTDMDDWTPKQSETIVESRQLTKKQLSDMAWNVRKLSKKLDSIKLKLSVKNVFVVTKAGDDSVIAFTRKLTQWLLSKDRDTEYNVYVERRLEAAADFGASQLLEDEPSAAGRLKFWDNKFVYENAYLFDFVITLGGDGTVLYTSWLFQQVVPPVLSFSLGSLGFLTKFDFNDYQKTLGSAFKDGVAVSLRLRFECTIMRSNGREDGSLTHAKKRDLVEELIGEEVEGTLTHKPEKVVQILNDVVLDRGPNPTMSSIELFGDDEHFTTLLADGVCIATPTGSTAYNLAAGGSLCHPDNPVILVTAICAHTLSFRPIILPDTIVLRMGVPYDARTSSWASFDGRERVELHPGDYVTVSASRYPFANVLPQDRRNNDWVHSISKTLNWNSRQKQKALKG, encoded by the exons ATGGGCTTCGACGATACCGCCATAGATACAGATGGAGTCACCGTCACCGATATGGACGACTGGACACCGAAGCAATCCGAGACCATCGTGGAGTCACGGCAGCTGACGAAAAAACAGTTGTCTGATATGGCATGGAATGTACGAAAGTTGTCGAAGAAGCTGGATAGCATCAAACTCAAGCTTTCTGTCAAGAATGTCTTTGTGGTGACGAAAGCGGGCGATGATAGCGTGATTGCTTTTACGAGGAAGCTCACGCAATGGTTATTGTCTAAAGACCGtgatacggagtacaacGTCTACGTGGAGAGACGACTGGAAGCGGCTGCAGATTTCGGTGCTTCTCAattgctggaggatgaaccTTCCGCGGCAGGGCGGCTCAAGTTCTGGGATAATAAGTTTGTGTACGAGAATGCCTATCTCTTTGACTTCGTTATTACACTGGGTGGTGATGGGACCGTTCTTTATACAAGCTGGCTCTTCCAGCAAGTAGTACCACCggtcctctctttctcgctgGGATCATTGGGATTCTTAACCAAGTTCGATTTCAATGACTACCAGAAGACACTTGGATCCGCATTTAAAGACGGTGTTGCCGTTAGCCTGAGATTACGATTTGAATGCACAATTATGAGGAGTAATGGGCGAGAAGATGGATCTTTAACGCACGCGAAGAAACGAGATTTGGTAGAAGAGCTGATCGgcgaagaagttgaaggcaCGTTAACGCACAAGCCGGAAAAAGTTGTTCAAATTTTGAACGATGTCGTGCTCGACCGGGGCCCAAATCCCA CAATGTCCTCCATTGAGTTGTTCGGCGACGATGAGCATTTCACTACTCTGCTCGCAGACGGTGTCTGTATCGCTACACCTACGGGCTCGACGGCGTACAACCTTGCCGCTGGAGGATCTCTATGCCACCCTGATAACCCCGTTATCCTGGTCACAGCGATCTGCGCACATACACTGTCTTTCCGACCGATCATACTGCCCGACACCATCGTTCTAAGAATGGGCGTGCCCTATGATGCACGCACTAGCTCGTGGGCAAGCTTCGATGGTCGGGAAAG AGTTGAATTGCACCCAGGTGACTACGTGACTGTTTCCGCCTCACGGTACCCATTCGCAAATGTGTTACCACAAGATCGACGCAACAATGATTGGGTCCACAGTATTTCAAAGACATTAAACTGGAATTcaaggcaaaagcaaaaagctcTCAAGGGATGA
- a CDS encoding rRNA-processing protein LAS1 (nuclear protein involved in cell morphogenesis and cell surface growth), producing MSKVIFTPWKEQSELQSVRNQFYPPPTYDGPDMRSRACATVAAWKLRGNLPHPVEATALLTDAILHDDAKKNSIFSIRATYSAAFCRFVTGLVDSKLHGQRKTMFQRAIDLGLPASFVELRHEATHRELPSLTVLRNAAQRSLEWLWDYYWAKIDLDAGFAPDGVEDDIEPVKAAARACLAQVTGETGASEPPRKKRRVQVLSGVATQLVSVCKSSGKGAAAVSEVLVEDEVLVSGERKLGTSLDDEFSRWDYFLQVIVEGYPAFLTGLVEAMVDVLAFARSATKEDAHCEGVYMWLDHILCSSQWESKRRLLSFAYALSACEQNSNHWTDMLKERIQEVDNDLSSSPGGQGELSGKDKNAPQSLHTGTSHDLDSLKNMGWEVVDTWDSRPLVCLFGVNYHHL from the exons ATGTCAAAAGTAATATTTACACCATGGAAAGAACAATCGGAATTGCAATCGGTGCGGAATCAATTCTACCCTCCGCCGACGTACGATGGACCAGACATGCGGTCTAGAGCTTGCGCTACG GTTGCGGCTTGGAAGTTGAGGGGCAATTTGCCCCATCCCGTGGAGGCTACGGCTTTGCTAACGGATGCTATTTTGCATGATGATGCGAAGAAAAACTCGATCTTTTCGATACGGGCGACGTATTCGGCAGCTTTTTGTCG GTTCGTAACGGGTCTCGTAGACTCTAAACTCCATGGCCAACGCAAGACCATGTTCCAGCGTGCCATTGACCTAGGCTTACCTGCCTCATTCGTCGAGTTGCGACATGAAGCAACTCATCGTGAACTGCCGTCGTTGACGGTCCTGCGGAATGCCGCGCAACGGTCCCTTGAATGGCTCTGGGATTACTACTGGGCCAAGATTGATCTGGACGCTGGTTTTGCACCGGACGGTGTCGAGGATGACATCGAGCCTGTTAAGGCTGCTGCCAGGGCTTGCCTGGCACAAGTGACAGGTGAGACGGGTGCGTCGGAACCgccgcggaagaagaggagggttCAGGTTTTGTCTGGTGTTGCGACGCAGTTGGTTTCGGTCTGTAAGAGCTCTGGGAAGGGCGCTGCTGCTGTTTCGGAGGTTTTGGTCGAGGATGAGGTTTTGGTTTCTGGAGAGAGGAA GCTTGGGACCtctttggatgatgagtttTCTAGGTGGGATTATTTCTTGCAGGTCATCGTTGAGGGATATCCTGCTTTCCTGACAGGACTCGTGGAGGCTATGGTCGATGTGCTGGCGTTTGCTAGATCAGCTACGAAGGAGGATGCTCATTGTGAAGGAGTTTATATGTGGCTGGACCATATTCTATGCTCATCACAATGGGAGTCTAAGAGGCGGTTGCTCTCGTTTGCCTATGCTCTCTCTGCCTGTGAGCAGAACTCGAATCACTGGACGGATATGCTCAAGGAGAGGATACAGGAAGTGGACAACGACTTGTCTAGTAGCCCAGGGGGTCAAGGAGAGCTATCtggaaaagataaaaatgcACCCCAAAGCCTACACACAGGGACAAGCCATGATTTGGATAGCTTGAAGAACATGGGATGGGAGGTCGTAGATACATGGGATAGTCGACCGTTAG TTTGTCTGTTTGGAGTCAACTACCATCATCTATAA
- a CDS encoding uncharacterized protein (predicted protein): MANYIQPQAGSYWLQADQPCVPSSNFRDMMYAFPRPRHTGRVMKPRSAGNSPSSAGRWRAAASHGSPIYQPVQAQPYQAQVNPALLASALRRRRATATRPISWHPASLETAAYTSPPYFQTTAAENLGVMAPSTQPMGPATTTLADAGMLPSYDSQEFSAPTEVFSFSAMPDPASMQQSSFLDMSGSQIDPVTWDNSAPNMTTMAQPMSDNWPFDMMSMNNSIPSADVEASGYASAPSSGYLTGPSTPDFLPIQHPDSTSKSLHESTSDEPAGDELVGMGLYNHPDPFLDTSFHEVSGKGLKLEETFTPSSDDEADDSKDAESEDDNQETTEQASASSSAPVQKQPANPPTNMMHKSFFFDDDDIEQQTMSAPQQLFNLGSQPCMNYGYGWI; this comes from the coding sequence ATGGCCAATTACATCCAGCCCCAAGCTGGCTCGTACTGGCTGCAGGCAGACCAGCCATGTGTGCCATCTTCCAACTTCCGTGACATGATGTATGCTTTTCCCAGGCCAAGGCATACGGGTCGAGTGATGAAGCCTCGGAGTGCGGGCAACAGTCCCTCATCTGCGGGCAGATGGAGGGCAGCAGCATCACATGGGTCACCAATCTATCAACCAGTCCAAGCCCAGCCGTATCAGGCTCAGGTCAATCCTGCTCTCCTGGCTTCCGCtctgagaagaaggcgagcaACAGCAACTCGCCCAATCAGCTGGCATCCAGCATCACTAGAAACGGCTGCGTATACATCACCGCCATACTTTCAAACAACAGCCGCAGAGAACCTGGGAGTCATGGCTCCGTCTACTCAGCCCATGGGCCCAGCGACGACAACACTCGCAGACGCAGGTATGCTACCATCATATGACTCTCAGGAGTTTTCGGCACCAACGGAagttttctccttctccgccatGCCAGACCCAGCATCGATGCAACAGTCCTCTTTCCTAGACATGAGCGGCTCCCAAATCGATCCAGTCACGTGGGATAACAGTGCCCCCAACATGACCACCATGGCTCAACCAATGTCCGATAACTGGCCCTTCGATATGATGTCTATGAACAATAGCATCCCATCGGCAGATGTTGAGGCTTCGGGGTATGCAAGTGCACCGTCGTCGGGCTATTTGACTGGACCATCCACTCCCgactttcttcccattcagCATCCAGACAGTACCTCTAAGTCACTCCACGAATCGACCTCCGATGAGCCAGCTGGGGATGAACTTGTTGGAATGGGTCTTTACAATCACCCTGACCCTTTCCTGGATACCTCATTCCATGAGGTGTCTGGCAAGGGTCTCAAGCTGGAGGAGACTTTCACACCCTCGTCGGACGATGAAGCAGATGACAGCAAAGATGCCGAGAGCGAAGACGACAACCAAGAGACTACGGAACAAGCCAGCGCCTCCAGCTCTGCTCCTGTCCAGAAACAGCCGGCCAACCCACCGACCAACATGATGCACAAgtcattcttctttgacgATGACGACATCGAACAGCAGACCATGTCTGCACCCCAGCAGCTCTTCAACTTAGGAAGTCAGCCTTGCATGAATTATGGATACGGATGGATCTAG